One window from the genome of Pseudanabaena yagii GIHE-NHR1 encodes:
- a CDS encoding sugar transferase, with protein MLLITVGTEQYQFNALMQWIDILIKYQLVNNEEIVVQYGSSNYLPDGARAYRFLSEQEFLSFVDRASLIVSHCDESIAELLEDQENPYVLVPRLQRFREHIDNRQMEVAEDFERRGVAIARSPGDLVKFLKLQQTSDITPQVDETDLCEYLKARYPSQKLMLISSSGGYFRYMQSMKPFWQKFSDRCWISIRTAITEKQIEDDHRYWGYIPVKDNLPNMFRNLLLAIKVVPKQKPDLVFCTGSGFAIPYLLVAKWICHSKIVYVESKTRLHTLGLPAWLLMKLNVLDLLVVRSREIANLHPKSVYIPVHDISQDSTSLRDYKQALIVTFDEVAFIYSPERLEFSTAREFLSDFQTICNPDEFYKKIIIDMSHTTFMDGAGLGALTNCLRFAKLNKTELVLWSVSEAVSSLISLSSLSNLFIIEPNTNTFRFSHLIQENRVSNITPFGLFLFRTQRLLKKIPVLRIFYPILKFCFPSVDIDPGVPVHPSVRDPLKRLIDIIGALIGLSFTAILFAPIAIAILMESKGNVLFGQVRCGLLSRPFKIWKFRSMVQNAEQLKMKVENQVSASTANAQGSEQSNSANDKFFKNADDPRVTRIGKFLRKTSLDEFPQFWNVLIGDMSLVGTRPPTFNEINSYELEVEYQDERYTEWNRLDVRPGITGVWQVNGRSSVRSFAEVVNYDIEYRKNWSIWYDLQLIVKTVLVIFDKNNKAV; from the coding sequence ATGCTTTTAATCACAGTTGGCACAGAACAATATCAGTTTAATGCTTTAATGCAATGGATAGACATACTGATAAAGTACCAACTAGTTAATAATGAAGAAATAGTAGTACAATATGGCTCTTCTAATTATTTACCCGATGGAGCAAGAGCTTATCGGTTTCTGTCTGAGCAAGAATTCTTGAGCTTTGTTGACAGAGCAAGTTTAATTGTTAGTCATTGTGATGAAAGTATTGCTGAACTACTGGAGGATCAAGAAAATCCCTATGTTCTAGTTCCGCGATTACAGAGATTTCGTGAACATATAGACAATCGTCAAATGGAGGTTGCAGAGGATTTTGAACGTCGAGGAGTAGCGATCGCAAGATCCCCAGGAGATCTTGTGAAATTTCTAAAATTACAGCAAACTTCAGATATAACTCCGCAAGTTGATGAAACTGATTTGTGTGAATACCTAAAAGCAAGATATCCATCTCAGAAGTTAATGTTAATTAGCTCTTCAGGTGGTTACTTCCGTTATATGCAAAGCATGAAGCCATTTTGGCAAAAATTTAGTGATCGCTGTTGGATCTCTATCCGTACTGCGATCACGGAAAAACAGATAGAAGATGATCACCGCTATTGGGGATATATACCTGTCAAGGATAACTTGCCAAACATGTTTCGCAACCTACTATTGGCGATAAAGGTTGTACCAAAACAGAAGCCAGATTTAGTTTTTTGCACAGGTTCAGGTTTTGCCATTCCCTATTTGTTAGTTGCGAAATGGATTTGTCATAGCAAGATAGTTTATGTTGAATCTAAGACGCGCCTTCATACTTTAGGTTTACCTGCTTGGCTATTAATGAAGTTAAATGTATTAGATTTACTTGTAGTTAGAAGTAGAGAGATTGCGAATCTTCATCCGAAATCTGTTTACATTCCTGTCCATGATATTAGTCAAGACTCTACTAGTCTCAGGGATTACAAACAAGCATTAATTGTGACCTTTGATGAGGTTGCTTTTATCTACAGTCCTGAAAGATTAGAATTTTCTACTGCTAGAGAATTCCTGAGTGATTTTCAAACTATTTGTAATCCTGATGAGTTTTACAAAAAAATTATCATTGATATGAGCCATACCACTTTTATGGATGGAGCAGGATTAGGTGCATTAACTAATTGTCTGAGATTCGCTAAATTAAACAAGACTGAGTTAGTACTTTGGAGTGTTAGTGAAGCGGTAAGCTCTTTGATATCACTGTCTTCCCTCAGCAATTTATTTATAATTGAGCCAAACACCAATACATTTCGGTTTTCACATTTAATTCAGGAAAATCGAGTCAGTAATATTACACCATTTGGTTTATTCCTATTCCGCACACAGAGATTACTCAAGAAAATCCCTGTCCTAAGAATTTTTTATCCGATATTAAAATTCTGCTTCCCTTCGGTGGATATTGATCCTGGTGTTCCTGTCCATCCCTCTGTAAGAGACCCTTTAAAGAGATTAATTGATATCATCGGAGCACTGATCGGGCTAAGCTTTACAGCTATTCTATTTGCACCGATCGCGATCGCAATTCTCATGGAAAGTAAGGGTAATGTGTTATTTGGGCAAGTCCGTTGTGGACTACTCAGTCGACCATTCAAGATTTGGAAATTCCGCTCAATGGTACAAAATGCTGAACAGCTAAAGATGAAAGTAGAAAATCAAGTGAGTGCTAGTACTGCTAATGCCCAAGGAAGTGAACAATCGAATAGTGCTAATGACAAATTTTTCAAGAATGCCGATGATCCTCGTGTAACTAGGATTGGTAAATTCTTACGAAAGACTAGTCTTGATGAATTTCCCCAATTTTGGAATGTACTAATTGGTGATATGAGCTTAGTTGGTACTCGTCCACCTACCTTTAATGAGATTAACTCCTACGAACTAGAGGTTGAATATCAGGATGAGCGCTACACTGAATGGAACCGCCTTGATGTCAGACCAGGGATTACAGGTGTATGGCAAGTAAATGGGCGTTCTAGTGTAAGGAGTTTTGCAGAAGTAGTGAACTATGACATCGAATACCGTAAAAATTGGAGTATTTGGTACGATCTTCAGCTAATTGTAAAAACAGTTTTAGTTATATTTGATAAAAACAATAAAGCAGTATAG
- a CDS encoding DUF427 domain-containing protein, giving the protein MPKAIWNGAVLAESDRCEVVEGNQYFPADSLNMEYFKPSNTHTTCGWKGVASYYNIEVNGETNKDAAWYYPEPKDAAKQIKGHIAFWRGVKVQA; this is encoded by the coding sequence ATGCCAAAGGCTATTTGGAATGGTGCTGTCCTTGCGGAGAGCGATCGCTGTGAAGTTGTGGAGGGAAATCAGTACTTCCCTGCGGATTCTCTGAATATGGAATATTTTAAGCCTAGCAATACCCATACAACTTGTGGTTGGAAGGGTGTAGCAAGCTACTACAACATCGAAGTTAATGGTGAAACCAACAAGGATGCTGCGTGGTATTATCCTGAACCAAAGGATGCGGCTAAACAGATTAAAGGACATATAGCTTTTTGGCGAGGTGTAAAAGTTCAGGCATAA